Genomic window (Streptomyces liliiviolaceus):
TACTCCCCCTCGTGAACGAGGGGGCTTCTCGTCAAGCTGATTGAGCTTGGCGACGGGCCAGCCCGGCCCGTAGAACGTTGGTAGCCGCCACGACGTCGGCGTGCGCGCGGTGGCCGCATCCGGTGCAGTGGAACTTCTCCTGGGTGGACCGGTTCTCCGCGCTGATGTGCCCGCATTCGGGGCAGGTGCGGGAGGTGTTGCGGGGGTCCACGGCGATTACTTCCCGTCCGGCGCTTTCAGCCTTGGCGTGCAGGATCGTCAGGAACACCCCCCATCCGGCATCCGAGATCGAACGGTTGAGGCCGGTCTTCGCGCTGGCGCCGTTAGGCAGGAAACGGTCCGGCTGTTCGAGGTCCGGCTTCGGCGCGACGGTCTTGACCATGTTGCGGATCTTGAGGTCTTCGTGCGCGATGAAGTCGTGTTCCCGCACGAGATCCAGCGCGGTCTTGTGCGCGTGGTCGAGGCGCTGGCGGCGGACCTTGCGGTGCAGGTCGGCGATCTTCTGGACAGCCTTGCGCCGTCGTTTCGATCCTCGCTTGCAGCGGGACAGGGCCTTCTGTGCGGTTTCGAGTTTCGCGGCGGCATTGCGGCCGTGGCGGGGGTTGGTGACGTGTTCGCCGTCGGACGTGGTGAGGAACGAGGCGATACCCATGTCGATACCGACCACGGCTGCGGTCGCGGGGAGCGGATCGGGCTGGGCCTGCTCGGCAGTCAGGACGACGTACCAGCGGCGCCCTTCACGCTTCACGCTGACGGTCTTGACCTTGCCGGCCACCGGCCGGTGCTGCTTGACCTTGACGTGCCCGACACCCTGGAAGCGGACGCGGGTCTGCGGGTCGTGCGGGGTGGAGTCCCACCGGCAGCCGTCCCCGTCCTTGGGGAACTCGACCGTGTCGAACCAGTTCACGCCACGAAAGCGCGGATAGCCCGGCGTCTCGCCGGACTTGACCCGGCGGAAAAAGGCGGCGAACGCCTTGTCGAGACGACGCAACGTCGCCTGCTGCGAGCTGAACGACCAGCGTCCTTGCCGCTCGGGATCGAAAGCGCGGATGTCCTTGAGCTGGGCCGACTGCATCCCGTACTTGATGCTCGTCTTCGAGGTGTGCCGGTAGGCGTCACGGCGTTCCTGCAACGCCCCGTTGTAGAGCGAGCAGTGGTCGGCGAGCATCGCCGACAGTGCGGCTGCCTGGCCCACGGTGGGCCTGATGAGGAACGTGTACGCGCGGATCATCCGGCCCACCTCCTTCCTGGTCGTTGCCGTCACTCTACTACGCTTGGTGTATGTCACCACGCTGGGAACCAAATGCCGATGTCCGCAGGGGGCGACACGTCGCCTATAACCTTCACGCCCATTTGGTGTTTGTCACCAAGTACCGGAAGGGAACCCTCGACGACGCCATGCTCCGACGCTGCGAGGAGATCATGCGCCAGGTGTGTGACAAGTTCGAGGTGGAGCTACGCGAGTTCAACGGCGAGGCCGACCACGTGCACCTGCTCGTGCACTACCCGTCCAAGCTCGCACTGTCGAAGCTGGTCAACTCCCTCAAGGGCGTCAGCTCCCGCTACCTGCGCGCCGAGTACACCGGGCGCGTCAACCGGACGGGGATGGGTTCGGTCTTCTGGTCCCGCTCGTATTTCGCGGCGTCCTGCGGCGGAGCGCCGCTGTCGATCATCCGTCAGTACATCGAAGATCAGCGCCGTCCTCCGTCATGACGTCACCGAACAACGGCGCTCCGCGCCGTTCCGTTCTCCCGCCCCGGCTGAAACCGGGGATACCCAACGGAGGAACTGATGGTGCCGTGTGAGCGCGCTGCGAAGCTCATACAACTCGCAGCAGCCTAAGCGCTCGTCCTGACGCGGACAGTTGCGGGGCGGATGGAGACTTCAGCTCTCCACTTTGATCCGGTGCTCCGTGTCTGCCAGGAGCTGTCCGGGCGAACTTGCGTCCCGCTAGGGTGACTCGTAGGAGGAACCCAATGAGTGCTGCCGAGATGAGTCGCGCGGAGTTGGTTGCGCTCGTGCAGCGGATCATCCAAGCGGACTACGCCTCTGACGACGAGGTGGACAGCTGGCTGGAGAGGCTCGACCGAGCCCTGGGATGCCCGTCCGGTCACGTCTGCGGCTTGATCTTCTGGCCGCCGGAGCGGGAGCTCTCGGCTGATGAAGTAGTCGATCAGGCCATGGCGTCTCGGTCGATCGCTCTGTGAGGTCGGTACTCAACTCCGAAGCCAGTCTTGTACCGTGCAGTCCGCCCGCTGTCCCGGCGTGACAACCAGGGACAACGGACGGAATGAATCGTCGGCGCTCAGAGGGAGTTGCTGGTGAACCCGCCCCGCGAGCGGCCCAGTCCCTCACCTCCTGCACCCTCTCCATCAGCCGGGCGAGCAGGCTCTGCCACGGCGCTTCGCCCTGCTGTTCGGCCGTCCCGGGGGGCCGATCCCACTCACTTGACGAGGTTCACCGAGCGGGCCGACGTGGCTCCGATCTCGCCGGCGACCTCGTTCACGGCTTCCTGCGGGACCGTGTCGTCGACGGTGAGGATCGCCAAAGCCTCGCCTCCTGCCGCGGAGCGGGACACCTGCATGCCTGCGATGTTGATACCCGCCTCACCGAAGACCCGGCCCACCGTGCCGACCACGCCCGGACGGTCTTCGTAACGCAGCACGACCATGTGGTCGGCGAGTGCCAGGTCCACGTCGTACTCGCCGACGGCGACGATCTTCTGGTGGTGCTTGGGACCGGCGAGCGTGCCGGAGACCGAGACCTCCTGGCCGTCGCCGAGGGTGCCGCGCACGGTGACCACGTTGCGGTGGTCCGAGGACTCCGAGCTGGTGGTCAGCCGTACCTCGACACCGCGCTCCTGCGCGAACAGCGGAGCGTTCACATAGGACACCGTCTCGTCGACGACGTCCTCGAAGACGCCCTTGAGCGCGGAGAGTTCCAGCACCTTCACATCGTGCTGGGTGATCTCCCCGTACACCTCGACGTCGAGACGCACCGCGACCTCGCCCGCGAGCGCGGTGAAGATACGGCCGAGCTTCTCCGCGAGCGGCAGACCGGGCTTGACGTCCTCGGCGATGACGCCGCCCTGGACGTTCACCGCGTCCGGGACCAGCTCACCGGCGAGCGCGAGACGCACCGAGCGGGCGACGGCGATGCCGGCCTTCTCCTGCGCCTCGTCCGTGGAGGCGCCCAGGTGCGGGGTGCAGACCACCTGGTCGAGCTCGAAGAGCGGGGAGTCGGTGCAGGGCTCCTTCGCGTACACGTCCAGGCCGGCGCCGGCGACCCGGCCCTCCTTGAGCGCCGAGTACAGCGCGACCTCGTCGACGATCCCGCCGCGCGCGGCGTTGACGATCCGCACCGACGGCTTGACCTTGTGCAGCGCCTCGTCGCCGATCAGCCCCAGCGTCTCGGGCGTCTTGGGCAGGTGGACGGTGATGAAGTCGGAGACTTCGAGCAGCTCGTCCAGCGACAGGACCTTGACGCCCATCTGCGCGGCCCGCGCGGGCTGCACGTAGGGGTCGTAGGCCACGACCTTCATGCCGAACGCCGACATCCGCTGGGCCACGAGCGCGCCGATGCGGCCCAGGCCCACGACCCCGAGGGTCTTCTCCGCGAGTTCGACACCCGTGTACTTGCTGCGCTTCCACTCGCCGTTCTTCAGGGCCGTGTTGGCCTGCGGAATGTGGCGGGCGGTGGCCAGCAGCAGACCGCAGGCCAGCTCGGCGGCGGTCACGATGTTCGAGGTGGGGGCGTTGACGACCATCACGCCGGCCTTGGTGGCGGCGGAGACGTCGACGTTGTCCAGGCCGACGCCGGCTCGTGCGACGACCTTCAGCTTCTTCGCGGCCGCGACGGCCTCGGCATCGACCTTCGTCGCGGAGCGGATCAGGATCGCGTCGACATCGGCGATGGCGGGCAGCAACTCGGCGCGGTCGCCGCCGTTGCAGTGCCGGATCTCGAAGTCCGGGCCCAGTGCGTCCACCGTCGCGGGCGACAGCTCTTCAGCGATGAGTACGACAGGTTTCGAGCTCACGTGGACTCCTCAGACGGCGTTGTTCGAACTGGGCGGTCGGGTCGTGTGCCACCGGCCGAAGACCGGGCCGTGCCCGGAGATCCGGTGTGGCACCCGCCGCGACCTGCGCTGGAGGAACCTTCTCCGAACGGATTCCCGTCCCGTTCCCGTTTCGTGTCCGGAACGGGCTTGGGCCGACCTGCGGCAAGGGGCCGCTTCCAGGGCCACCGCACGCCAACTGCCGGACTCTCGGGGGCTGATGGATCCGCCTCGTATCAGTGGGTGCGGCGGCGGCATCCCTGGAAGCGGAGGGGCGGTGCTGCTCTGCTCCAGCCCGCGCATGCCTGGGGCCCGGAACGGCCGACCAGCAGATCCATGAGCTCCTGCGCTGCCAGGTGCGGCAGAGGAACCGGCGGTTACTGAGGTTGTTGCCGTGATGTCGTCAAGGTGAGGCCGGTTTCGGAGAGACATCCATCGACGAGGTTGCTGCGGTACTGGATCTGGCGGAGACCGTGCCGAAGCGCGCTCATGAGGTGGTCAGGGTCGGTGAAAGCGGTGTTGGCCTGACTGCTGCGTCGCAGCAGTGACCAGATGCCCTCGACGGGGTTGAGATCGGGTGCATAAGACGGCAGGAAGTAGCAGTTGACCCAGTCGTGGGTGTCGATGAACTCCCGCAGCCGACGGTCTTTGTGCACGTTCAGGTTGTCCCACACGAGCACAATCGGTGCGCCGAGTTGCTGGTGGGCGGCGATGAGCAGGTCGCGGTAGTCGGTCCAGGTGAAGCTGCGTCTGCCGCCCTGCTTGTGGTCGACGTGTTGTTTGGGCCGGTAGATCAGGCGTGAGCGTTCGCCCTGCTTGTAGCAGGCCAGAGCGGCGATGGAGAAACGGCGCTGGGAGCGGCCCCGCACTCGGATGACGGGTGTGTGTCCGCGCCTGGCCCAGGTGCGGGCTGTGGGCGGCGTCATCGAGAACCCGGCCTCGTCTTCGAAGCACAACCAGGCCCCAAGCGCCGCCACGGCGTTTCCACCCGGGCCCATGTCTCCTTCGCCCACCCGGTGACTGCGTCCTCGTCGCGCTCGCTCGCGCGGCGGGCCGGGACCTGGTGACTGAAGCCGTGCCGGTGCAGCATCTGCGCGATCGCCGACAGCGTCATGCTCTTGTGGAACCGGCGCCCGATCAGCGTCTTGATCCGCGCCAGCGTCCAGGTCTGGTCCGGCCAGCCGTGCGCCACCGGCCCCCTGGCCAGCTCCTGCTCGAGAACCTCGAACAGTGCCTCACTCAGCTTGGGCCTGGACGCCTGCCCCTTCGACACCAGGGCCGGCGTTCCGCCGTGCTCCCATGCCTGATGCCACCGCTGTACCGACCGCACGCTGACACGTAACTGCTTGGCGATGGTGGCGTTGTCGTGTCCCAGGGCGAATAACTCGGCCGCCTGCATCCGGATGTGCTCGCGAAACGTCCGTCGCTCCGCGGTCAGCCCGCCCCCTTGCGGATACCTCATGTGACCGGCCTACTGCGACAACCACAGCTTGTCGACCCCCACGACATCACGTCAGCAAGGTCAGTAGACCCTCGCAGTCAGCGAACTCCTCCGCCTGCCACCGCCTGATCCTTCCACCGGCCCGACAAGGGCCCGGGCACCTGCTGTGGTGGTCAGCCTGACGCCCTATACCGGGAGTTGGCGTGATCAGGGGCGGTGCAGGCCGGTGAGGAGCAGGTCGAGGTAGCGCAGGCCGAGCGTGGCTCGTTCGGTCGGGTCGAGGGCATTTTGGATGTTCGCGGCGTAGGCGATGCCGCACATCAGAGGGATCATGTCCGACTCGGTGACGCCGGAATCGATGACTCCCGCCGCGTGCGCGCGTGCCAGCAGTTCAGCGAAGGCTGTGGCGAGCCTTCGTTTGAGGTCGCCGGTGTGCTCCAGGGTGTCAGTGGCTGCGGCGAACACCGGCGGGACCGCCGGGTCGGTCAGCAGGACTTCGATCGCTGCGGCGAGGAAATCACGCAACGCCGTCCAGGGGTCGTCCTCGGCCAATGCGTGCTCGGCTCGCCGCGCCAGCTTCTCGATGGCAGGCAGCGCGACGGTCTCCAGCAGCGCTTCCGGCGTCGGGAAGTGCCGGTAGACGGTGGCCACGCCGATGGATGCGGTCCGCGCCACGTCGTTGAGCTGCAGGGGTCTGCCGTCATCGACGTATCGCCGGGCGATCTCGATGATGCGGTGCCTGTTCTGGGCGGCGTCCTTGCGCAACGGTGGCGTGCTCATACCCACACCATAACTGGATGGGGTATCCGGTCGTGCTACGTTAAAGCGGATGACTCATCCACTTATGGTTTGGGTCCGGCAACGAGGAGACACCGATGCCTTTCACCGTGGACGCCGTCCCGCACCTTCCCGCCGGATTCGGTGACACCTTCACCAGCCGCACCGTTGACGTCAACGGCGTCGAACTGCACGCCGTGGTCGGCGGGACCGGCCCGGCCCTGCTGTTGCTGCCCGCGTGGCCGCAGTTCTGGTACGGCTGGCGGCTGGTGATGCCCGCTCTCGCCGAGCACTTCACGGTCGTGGCCGCCGACATGCGCGGCATGGGCGCCAGCAGCAAACCTGTCGGCGGGTACGACGCAGTCACCCTGGCCGACGAAATGACCGGCCTGATGACCTCCCTGGGCCACGACGATTTCCACGTCGCGGGCTACGACATGGGGATGATGGTCGGCTACGTGCTCGCCGCCCGCCATCGCGACCGGGTGACCAAGCTCGTGCTGGCCGAAGCCGTCCTCGCCGGCTTCACCCCGATGCCTCCGCTGCTCATGCCCCCCAAGGTCAACGAGCTGGCCTGGCACTTCGTCTTCAACCGTCTGGCCGAGATCAACGAGCGCATGGTGTCCGGCCGCGAGGAGATCTACTTCGGCCACCAGTTCGCCACCAAAGCCGCATCGCCCGAGGCCATTCCTCAAACCGCGGTCGACGTCTACGTCGACGCCCTGCGCGACCCCGCCGCCTTGCACGCGAGCTTCGAGTTCTACCGCGCGGGAGAGTCAGGCGACCAGGTGGTCGCGCTGGCCGCCGAGGGGCCGCTGGACATTCCGGTTCTGGCCATCGGGGGCGAGCACGGCATGCGTGACGGCGTCGAGCAGGCGGTGCGGCAGGTCGCCTCGAACACCAGCGGCGCCGTCGCTCCAGGTGCGGCGCATTTCCTGCCCGAGGAAGCGCCCGAATGGATGGCGCGCACCTTGATCGACTTCTTCGTCTGAACCGAGGGAACACCATGTACCGAGGGAACGCCATGTCCAGCCTCCTCGAAGCCACCCGCGGCAGTGTCACCGTCGCCGGGGCCACCCGCACCTTCACTCTTGTCGGCACCCCAGCGCCGGGCGATGCCAAGCCACTGATCCTGGTCTTCCACGGATCCGGCCAGACCGGCGACAAACACCGCGCCTTCACCGGCGGCGTCTTCGACGCGCTCGCCGCCCGCGGCGCACTGGTCGCCTACCTCGACGGCTTCCGCGGCAACTGGAACGACGCCCGCCGCGAAAGCCGCTTTCCGGCCCGCCGAGCCGACATCGACGACGTCGGCTTCACCCGCGCGGTCATCGCCACGTTCGCCTCGGACCGGCGCATCGACCCCAACCGCGTCTACGCCGTCGGCTACTCCAACGGCGGCCAGATGGTCATCCGCCTCGCCCACGAAACACCCGACCTGCTGGCGGGTGCGACGGTGATCGCCGCCACCATGCCCGCACCGGAGAACTTCCTCGCCGGTCAGGCACCCCGGGCCTCCTTGCCGGTCTTGTTGATCCACGGCACCAAGGACCCCATCGTCTCCTACCAGGGCGGCACCATGAACTGGGCCCTGCGCACCCTCTTCAAAGCAGGCGGCCCGACCTGGTCGGCCACCCGCACGGCCCGCTACTTCGCCGAGCGCAACGGGATAACCACCGAACCCACGGTCACCCGTCTGCCGAAGAAGACCACGGCCGACCCCACCGAGGTCGAACGCACAACGTACGAGGCAGAAGGCGTCCCCCCGGTGGTCCTCTACACCATCCACCGCGGCGGCCACACCGTCCCCGCCCCCTCCTCCTCCGCCCCGGCACTCATCGGCAAGACCAGCCACCAGATCGACACAGCAGACCTCATGACCCAGTTCTTCGACCTCTGAAACGCACGTGCTGCGGTGACCCCGGCACAAGGGTGATCACGTTCGAACAGCGAACAGGACCACGGTTCTGGCTGGAGGAGGGATATCGCCGGTAGAGCCAGGGCCGGCCGACGGGTGTGGTCGTCGCTGCGTTGCGGCTGGTCAGGTGAGGAGCAGATGCCGGTTCGCGGTGCGCGACCATCTCATCTGCAGGCCTGGGAGTACGTGCCGCTCGGCGGCAGCACCCGTATCGGCTTCGGATCGGTGACCGAACGGGTCACGGCCACAGCCTCGCGGCACGGGCGGAAGGCGGCCCGATGAACAAGGTGACCGACGCGGACACCGCCGACGCCGACATCGCGGACGGCGCGACCCTCGCCGTCGGCGGTTTCGACCTCTGTGGCATCCCCACCATGCTCATCCGCGCCCTGCACCGGAGCAAAACCAGCGCTCTCGCCGTGGCGTCCAACAACTGCGGCACCGACAAGGGCTCATCAGGCCCTCGAACCCTTCCTGCCAGCGAGCAGGGTCTACGCTGTCTCCTGCGTCCACCACATGATCATTTGTCTTCACGCGCCGATGATCAACGGTGGCCGCGCCCGTCTCCACAGCGCGTCAGGGTCGCACAGCGTCTGCCTGCCGTCCCAGTATCTGTCCCAGTACCTGGAGGACTTGTGCGACGTGGCGAAGTCTGGTGGGTCCAGTTCGACGAGCGCAGGTTGGTCGTACTGCTCTCGGAAGAGAACACGTCCGCGATCCAGGTGATGCAGGTCGTCGATCCGGCGGGCGTCGACATCAGCGGTCTGGGCATCGAAGTGTCGATCGGCACCGGTGAAGGACTGCCGTTCGAAGGCGTGCTGCGGCTCGCCTTCCCGCGTCCAGGCTTCACCCCGTGCACGTGGCTGACCACTGTGTCCCGGGACGACCTGATACAGCGGGAGGCCGTCCTGTCCTCCGTGAAGCTCAGCGAGATTGACGACGCCCTCCAACTCGCTGACCAAGCGCAGGAGCGGACCCCGGAAACGACCGCGAAGCTCAGCGCGATAAGGGACGCCCTCCGTCTCGGTGAACTCGGGTAGACGAAGAAGAAGACGACGCCCGCCACAGCGTGAGCGATCTTGGGCGAGATGACCCACGCCGGCCACTAGCCGCGCGGCCGCGGCCTGACGCCGGTAGTGGAAGTCCGTCAGCTCAGTCCCAGCGCACTCGATGTCTCCTCGCCCAGCAGCGCGGCCAGTTCGCCCGAGGTCGGCCCGGTCGCGGGGCCCCTCCGTGTCACCGCCAAAGCCGCTGCCGCGTTCGCTCCGCGCGCCGCGTCGTAGGCGGATACTCCCCGCCCCAGCAGCGCCAAGAACGCGCCCACATGCGCGTCCCCAGCCCCGTTGCTGTCGACCGCGTTCACAGGAAACCCGGGGACGTGCACGACGTCATGAGCATCCGGTGCCGACAGCCAGCAGCCGTCCTTGTCGGCCCGTACGACGATCCCGGCCCCGCTCCGCATTCGCCCGCGCAGCACATGTGCGGCTTCCCGCGGCTCCGCCACCCCGGTCATCAGCTGGGCCTCCCGCGCATTGCAGCTCAGCCAGTCGGCCCGGGTCAGGACCGGGTTCAGTACCCCGGCCGGGATGTCCGCCACCAGCGGCGCGGGGTCCAGACAGACCCGTACGTCTTCCGCGAGGCTTGCGACCATGCGGGACAGCAGCGGGCCGTTCACCTCCATCACCAGGCTGTAGCCGGAGACCTGCACCAGGTCGCGGCCCCGCACGGACGCGGCGATCGTCGCCGTCTCATCCGCCGTCATACGTGCGTCGACGCCGAAGCTCGTGACGAAGGTCCTCTCCCCTCCTCCGTCGACCAGCGCCACGCAGAACCCGGTGTCGCCGTCCGAGCGTGCCGGAAGGACCAGTCCGATCCCTTCTGCCGTGAGCGCGGAACGCACCAGCTCTCCATAGGGACCGGTGCCGTGGAGCCCGGCGTAGACGGCTTCGGCGCCGAGTCTGCGCGCCGCGGTGAGTGTGTTGAAGCCACCGCCCGCGTACAGCTCGGTGCGGGTTCCGATGACATCGCCCCCGCGCTCGGGCAGGTTGGGCACCTCGATGACGAGGTCGACGATGACGTTCCCCACGAGGACGACACGGTAGTCGTCGTTCATCGGGTGGCCTCCTCGAACGTGGTGGTACCGGGGACGGAGTCGGGGGCCGAATCGGCGCTCAGCGGTGTACGCCGTCCGAGCAGCAGGTACACCGCGCCGGCTGTGACGATCGCGATGAGCCACCCGAGGCCGTTCGTGCCGAGCCAGGAATCGGCCAACGGGCCGGCGAACCACACATCGTCGGCGCCGGTCGCGGCCTTGGTGAAGGTCAGTCCGGCTACGATCGCGGCCAGCCAGGCGAGGACGGCGGGCAGATTGAACCCGCCGGTGTACCAGTACCGGCTGCCACGTCCGGTGTCCATCAGGCCGGCGGGGTCGTACCGCCGGCCGCGGACCATGTCGACGGCGATGACACCGATCCAGGCGGAGATCGGCACGGCGAGCAGCGTCAGGAAGGTGCTGAACGGGCCGTAGAAGTCGTCCGCGATGAGCATGAAGTAGATGCCACCGGCGAACATCAGGATGACGTCCAGAACGACCGCCCACGCACGCGGTACCCGGATGCCGAGCGTGATCATCGTCAGTCCGGCCGAGTAGGTGGAGAGGTGATTGGACATCAGCAGCCCGCCGAACGCCGCGATCAGATACGGAACGGCCATCCAGGACGGCAGCATCGCGTTGATCGCCGCGACCGGATCGGCGGAGGTGGCGAGCGTGGGATCACCGGCCGTGAGGAGCGAGCCCAGGGAGATCAGCAGGACGAGGGGAATGCCGGCACCGAACGCCGAGGCGCGCACGAGCCGTATGCCCGGGATCGCCTGCGGCAGGTAACGGGCGTAGTCCGCACCGGCGTTGGCCCATCCGATGCCGGTGCCCGCCGCGATGAATCCGATGCCCGCGATGACGCCGCTGGCAGGGCCGGCCGGGCTGTCGAGCACCTTCGACCAGTCGACGGTCGCCACGAGGAAGCCCATCACCACGAGGTTGAGGATTCCGAAGACCACGGTCGCCCACTTGTTGATCCACATGATGGTGGCGTGCCCGAGCCCGCTGATCAGCAGTGTGCAGGCGATGAAGACCAGGAGACAGAGCAGTGTGAGGACCGTGCCCCGCTCGACGCCGAAGACCGTGTTGAGCAGGGCGAGCAGCGCGTACGCCGCTGTGGTCGTGGTGATCGTCTCCCAGCCGACCCGGCTCAGCCAGGTCACCAGGGTCGGCCCGTGGTTGCCACGCTGCCCGAACA
Coding sequences:
- a CDS encoding RNA-guided endonuclease InsQ/TnpB family protein, which encodes MIRAYTFLIRPTVGQAAALSAMLADHCSLYNGALQERRDAYRHTSKTSIKYGMQSAQLKDIRAFDPERQGRWSFSSQQATLRRLDKAFAAFFRRVKSGETPGYPRFRGVNWFDTVEFPKDGDGCRWDSTPHDPQTRVRFQGVGHVKVKQHRPVAGKVKTVSVKREGRRWYVVLTAEQAQPDPLPATAAVVGIDMGIASFLTTSDGEHVTNPRHGRNAAAKLETAQKALSRCKRGSKRRRKAVQKIADLHRKVRRQRLDHAHKTALDLVREHDFIAHEDLKIRNMVKTVAPKPDLEQPDRFLPNGASAKTGLNRSISDAGWGVFLTILHAKAESAGREVIAVDPRNTSRTCPECGHISAENRSTQEKFHCTGCGHRAHADVVAATNVLRAGLARRQAQSA
- the tnpA gene encoding IS200/IS605 family transposase: MSPRWEPNADVRRGRHVAYNLHAHLVFVTKYRKGTLDDAMLRRCEEIMRQVCDKFEVELREFNGEADHVHLLVHYPSKLALSKLVNSLKGVSSRYLRAEYTGRVNRTGMGSVFWSRSYFAASCGGAPLSIIRQYIEDQRRPPS
- a CDS encoding bacteriocin immunity protein translates to MSAAEMSRAELVALVQRIIQADYASDDEVDSWLERLDRALGCPSGHVCGLIFWPPERELSADEVVDQAMASRSIAL
- the serA gene encoding phosphoglycerate dehydrogenase; the protein is MSSKPVVLIAEELSPATVDALGPDFEIRHCNGGDRAELLPAIADVDAILIRSATKVDAEAVAAAKKLKVVARAGVGLDNVDVSAATKAGVMVVNAPTSNIVTAAELACGLLLATARHIPQANTALKNGEWKRSKYTGVELAEKTLGVVGLGRIGALVAQRMSAFGMKVVAYDPYVQPARAAQMGVKVLSLDELLEVSDFITVHLPKTPETLGLIGDEALHKVKPSVRIVNAARGGIVDEVALYSALKEGRVAGAGLDVYAKEPCTDSPLFELDQVVCTPHLGASTDEAQEKAGIAVARSVRLALAGELVPDAVNVQGGVIAEDVKPGLPLAEKLGRIFTALAGEVAVRLDVEVYGEITQHDVKVLELSALKGVFEDVVDETVSYVNAPLFAQERGVEVRLTTSSESSDHRNVVTVRGTLGDGQEVSVSGTLAGPKHHQKIVAVGEYDVDLALADHMVVLRYEDRPGVVGTVGRVFGEAGINIAGMQVSRSAAGGEALAILTVDDTVPQEAVNEVAGEIGATSARSVNLVK
- a CDS encoding IS630 family transposase (programmed frameshift), with the translated sequence MRYPQGGGLTAERRTFREHIRMQAAELFALGHDNATIAKQLRVSVRSVQRWHQAWEHGGTPALVSKGQASRPKLSEALFEVLEQELARGPVAHGWPDQTWTLARIKTLIGRRFHKSMTLSAIAQMLHRHGFSHQVPARRASERDEDAVTGWAKETWARVETPWRRLGPGCASKTRPGFSMTPPTARTWARRGHTPVIRVRGRSQRRFSIAALACYKQGERSRLIYRPKQHVDHKQGGRRSFTWTDYRDLLIAAHQQLGAPIVLVWDNLNVHKDRRLREFIDTHDWVNCYFLPSYAPDLNPVEGIWSLLRRSSQANTAFTDPDHLMSALRHGLRQIQYRSNLVDGCLSETGLTLTTSRQQPQ
- a CDS encoding TetR/AcrR family transcriptional regulator, translated to MSTPPLRKDAAQNRHRIIEIARRYVDDGRPLQLNDVARTASIGVATVYRHFPTPEALLETVALPAIEKLARRAEHALAEDDPWTALRDFLAAAIEVLLTDPAVPPVFAAATDTLEHTGDLKRRLATAFAELLARAHAAGVIDSGVTESDMIPLMCGIAYAANIQNALDPTERATLGLRYLDLLLTGLHRP
- a CDS encoding alpha/beta fold hydrolase, encoding MDAVPHLPAGFGDTFTSRTVDVNGVELHAVVGGTGPALLLLPAWPQFWYGWRLVMPALAEHFTVVAADMRGMGASSKPVGGYDAVTLADEMTGLMTSLGHDDFHVAGYDMGMMVGYVLAARHRDRVTKLVLAEAVLAGFTPMPPLLMPPKVNELAWHFVFNRLAEINERMVSGREEIYFGHQFATKAASPEAIPQTAVDVYVDALRDPAALHASFEFYRAGESGDQVVALAAEGPLDIPVLAIGGEHGMRDGVEQAVRQVASNTSGAVAPGAAHFLPEEAPEWMARTLIDFFV
- a CDS encoding alpha/beta hydrolase family esterase, with protein sequence MSSLLEATRGSVTVAGATRTFTLVGTPAPGDAKPLILVFHGSGQTGDKHRAFTGGVFDALAARGALVAYLDGFRGNWNDARRESRFPARRADIDDVGFTRAVIATFASDRRIDPNRVYAVGYSNGGQMVIRLAHETPDLLAGATVIAATMPAPENFLAGQAPRASLPVLLIHGTKDPIVSYQGGTMNWALRTLFKAGGPTWSATRTARYFAERNGITTEPTVTRLPKKTTADPTEVERTTYEAEGVPPVVLYTIHRGGHTVPAPSSSAPALIGKTSHQIDTADLMTQFFDL
- a CDS encoding type II toxin-antitoxin system PemK/MazF family toxin; the encoded protein is MRRGEVWWVQFDERRLVVLLSEENTSAIQVMQVVDPAGVDISGLGIEVSIGTGEGLPFEGVLRLAFPRPGFTPCTWLTTVSRDDLIQREAVLSSVKLSEIDDALQLADQAQERTPETTAKLSAIRDALRLGELG
- a CDS encoding PfkB family carbohydrate kinase, translated to MNDDYRVVLVGNVIVDLVIEVPNLPERGGDVIGTRTELYAGGGFNTLTAARRLGAEAVYAGLHGTGPYGELVRSALTAEGIGLVLPARSDGDTGFCVALVDGGGERTFVTSFGVDARMTADETATIAASVRGRDLVQVSGYSLVMEVNGPLLSRMVASLAEDVRVCLDPAPLVADIPAGVLNPVLTRADWLSCNAREAQLMTGVAEPREAAHVLRGRMRSGAGIVVRADKDGCWLSAPDAHDVVHVPGFPVNAVDSNGAGDAHVGAFLALLGRGVSAYDAARGANAAAALAVTRRGPATGPTSGELAALLGEETSSALGLS
- a CDS encoding purine-cytosine permease family protein, with product MAASTKNDRVGTVETRGIEPVPDSERHGHASQMFWTWFAANISLLGLPLGATLVAFRGLNIWQAVLVAVAGSVGSFALVGALSIAGKKGGAPALTLSRAVFGQRGNHGPTLVTWLSRVGWETITTTTAAYALLALLNTVFGVERGTVLTLLCLLVFIACTLLISGLGHATIMWINKWATVVFGILNLVVMGFLVATVDWSKVLDSPAGPASGVIAGIGFIAAGTGIGWANAGADYARYLPQAIPGIRLVRASAFGAGIPLVLLISLGSLLTAGDPTLATSADPVAAINAMLPSWMAVPYLIAAFGGLLMSNHLSTYSAGLTMITLGIRVPRAWAVVLDVILMFAGGIYFMLIADDFYGPFSTFLTLLAVPISAWIGVIAVDMVRGRRYDPAGLMDTGRGSRYWYTGGFNLPAVLAWLAAIVAGLTFTKAATGADDVWFAGPLADSWLGTNGLGWLIAIVTAGAVYLLLGRRTPLSADSAPDSVPGTTTFEEATR